In Syntrophotaleaceae bacterium, the DNA window CTGTTCGTCGAGAGGGGCAGTTTCACCGTCGACCTGTCGGTCATGCCGGATAATCTGGTCAGGGCCGTAAACGAAGTTCTTGCCATCTTCGAGGACCTCTGCGCCGTTCCGGTTGGAGAGAGGGAGTTGGAGCGGGCGGTGCGCAACTACCTCTATGACCTCGATTTCACCCACGATCATGCCGATGTCCTGGCGAATCGTTACGGCTGGGGGCTGATCACCGGTTATCTGAAGACCCTGGACGACGAAAAGCGGGAGGCTGTCTCCGTGAATTCAAGCCAGATGCAGATCACCGCCCGGGAAGTCTTCACGCGGGAGAACCTGCGAATGGCGGTGGTCGGCCCCTTTGCCAAGAAGGATCGCCGTCAGGTGGAGAAGAGGCTGGCCGGTTTTAGAGCTTGAAATGCAAAAACATTAAATCGAAAGCTTTCACCACAGAGAACAGAGTTCATAGAGGCTCACAGAACCAAAATGGTCATTCCCGAGGCGATTTTAATCGGGAATTCAGTCGTTTAATCCTTGAAATCCTGGATGCCCGATAGAAGCACTCGGGCATGACGGAACAAATTTGCGAATGCATCATAGATTTTTTGAATGAAAGGGGCCTACTCAGGCAAACTTAAGAGCACCGCTCCATTAAGGGATTCCCGGGATTACGGAAAATCGGCGGGATTCAGCCTGGCGTGGGCCAGGATTTTTTCATTTTCGGCCAGGGCCCGGGGCAGGATGACGGTGACACCATACCCCTGCTCCAGAAGCTTGAGGCTCGACTCCGTCGTCCCTTTGTCCGAGGACGGGTCGGATGCGGCCGGATCCCGCAAGGAGCCTCGTTTCAGAAAACCGATGATTTCCTTGACATGGTTCAGGCCGATGGTGAACATGGCCTGACGCCTTTTTATCTTTCCTGCCGCGTGGGCCTGCTCCAACAGGTCGGGAATATTCTGCAGCATGACAGCGGTTCGCTCGACCTGAAGGCCGTCCAGTTTCGAAAGGATCGAAAGATCCTTTTCCCGGCCCGCCTTCTGCAGTAACTGGAGAATATTTCGATACAGCTGCTCGTTTTCCACCTGACCCAAAGGGATGCGGTAGCTGGAGTTCAACAGCATGTCGGCATTGACGAACCTTCGGGTATCGGCCAGCATGGCCTCAAGGGACCGATTGTCAAGACGGATGATATCCTCGTCGCTCCCTTCGGGCACGGATATTCCTTCCTGAGTTTTCAGGAAATACCCCTCCGGCAGCAGCATCCCCACCTTCTGTTGTTGAATCAGCCACTCCCCGATTCGATAGATTTCAGCCTGAACCCTGACAATCTCCTGATTGCATTCACCGGTCAAAGCACTGCGATGAGCCTGGCCGATTATATAGATCTGTTGCGGAAGGTGGCTGTTGACCTGATAGATCACCCGCCCGTACCCTCCGGCTGAATCCAGCTTCTGAACCGGATTGCCCTGAGCAAAGGAGGATACGGGGAAAAACATCCAGAGGGACAATCCGAAAAGGAGAAGTCTGACTGATAAACAATTGAAATTCTTAAATTTTCGGTAAAAGTAGAACATCTGCACCCTTGCCTGCGCCTAGATTCGAATGAAGACGATAAAGATTAATTTGTTATAACCATACGGGATTGCTGGGGTTTTTCGAAGGTTCCGGCTATCATATCCGAACCCTTTGTTTTTGCGCAACTTTTTATTGATTGACAAGCTTTAAAGTAATGTTAGAAGTAGACCATATGCGACAAGCCAACATCTTCCGGAAACCCCGGATCGCGCAGTATGTCTATTTGATTGAATCTCTTAGTTTCATCCCTGAAGTGGCCCCCTGAAAAAACCGAAGGGAGAAAAACACATGAAACGCACGATCTTGATCACCATGATGGCTTTCATTGCCGGTCTGTTCATTGCCGGCAACGGGTTTGCAGCAGGAGAGCATGGGCAGGAATGGGATTCGCAGAGCCAGGCCGGCATGACCCAGGACCAGGGAGCGGGCATGGCCCAGCAGATGACCAACCAGCAGGTGCGTACACTGCAGAACCTGTTGAATGAGAAAGGCTTCGACTCCGGGCCGGTCGACGGCATCATCGGCCCGAAAACGACCAGTGCTATCCGTAACTTCCAGGAATCCCGGGGCCTGGCTGCAACAGGCAGCCCGGACAGGGACACCCTTCAGGAGCTTGCCCCGGATGCCGAAACCCAGGAGCAGTTGGGCCTGTCGCCGGAGTTCGGCGAGGAAGGGATGGGACAACAGCAGCAACAGCAGGACATGGACACCCAACAGGATATGGAGAGCCAGCAGGACATGGGAACCCAGGAGCAGGATCAGATGGGCCCCGACCAATCAGGCACCAAGGACTGGTAAAGAATTAAAAAATTTGGTCCACTTTTGGGATACGCCAGGATTCAAGTCCTGGCGTTTTCTTTTCTCTGAAGAAGGAGACGCCTATGAAACCCTGAAACAATCGTTCCGCCGGGCCTTCCTGGGCAAACCGCCGGCCGGTGGCGATATATCCCCGAGCCTGGAGCAGAGGACCGGGTGAAAAGGATGTCGGCCATGAGCGAAAAGAGAAAACCGATCATTCTTCTAACCGGAGCAACCGACGGCCTCGGGCGACGGGTCGCCGAAGACCTGGCCGCCAACGGACACATCCTTCTGCTGCACGGACGCAACCCGGACAAGGGCAATGCCCTTGTGTCCAGAATTTGCAGCGCAACCGACAATCAACAGGTTTATTACTACAACGCCGATCTCGCATCCCTCCAGGAAGTCCGCAATCTGGCCGCCACCGTCACTTGGAACCACCCCTGCCTGGACGTCCTGATCAACAACGCCGGGCTGGGCGGCGGTCCCGGCCCGAAAAAACGCCAGATCAGCCGGGACGGCTTCGAATTGCGCTTTGCCGTCAATTACCTGGCCCCCTACCTTTTGACCCGCCTGCTCCTGCCCCTGCTGCGCCGTGGCGCGGAAAGCAACGGGACATCCCGCATCGTCAACATCGCCTCCAGTTGCCAGCAGGCCATCGATTTCGACAACCCGATGCTAGAGCGGGATTATGACGGCCTGCGGGCCTATTGCCAGAGCAAACTTGCGCTGGTGATGTTCACTTTCGATCTGGCCAGAGAACTCCAGGGAAGCGGGATCACCGTGAACGCCCTGCACCCCGCCTCGGCCATGAACACCAAGCTTTTGCGCCAATGGCACCGGATCCCCCGGCACTCGGTGAAAAAGGGGGCTCAGGCGGTGATAAGCCTGGCATTGTCCAATCGGGCGCGTTATACGTCCGGCCAATATTTCAACGGCGGCAAAATTCAACCGGCCAAAGACCCGGCCTACGACGAGGAGGCGCGGCAACGTTTACGCAGAATCAGCAGGGAATGGACCGGCCTCTGAGGGGCTTGGGGGGGTCCCCCTAGCGGATGAAGTATTTCATGGCTTTGCGGACCACATTCATCGGGGCCCTGTAGGGAGGATAGATGAAACTGAAGTCGGGGAAAAAAGGTTTGTCCAGCTCAGCCCGGCGATAGGAAAACTGATCGAAGCCGGCCTTGCCGTGGTAGCGCCCCATGCCGCTCATACCCACCCCGCCAAAGGGGAGGGAGGTGGAGGCAGCCACATGGAGCGTTCCGTTGAAAACCAGACTGCCGCTGACCGTTTTGCGGCGGACGAGGTCTTTGACCGACTCGTTTTTGGTAAAGCAGGACACGACCAGGGGCGGCGCCAGCTTCCGCAGTTTTTCGAGCAGTTCGTCAAGGTTCCGATATCGGCAGAGCGGCAGGATCGGACCGAAAATCTCTTCCTGGACCATGGGGGAATCAAAACCGTCTAACTCCAGGATGGTCGGCTCCATGAACAGCTCCCCGGAATCCGCCCCGCCCCCCACGAGAATCCTGCCCTCCGCCCGATTTTTGATCTCCTCCAGTCGGGTGAAATGCCGATTGTTGACAATTCGGCCCAAATCTTTCGATTCCCGGGGGTTTTTCCCGTAGAACCGTTCGAGGGTCCGGCACAGCTCGGCGGTGAAGTCGCTGTAGATATCCTCGTGGACAAAACAGGTATTGGGGGCCAGACAGGTCTGCCCGGCATTGAAAAATTTTCCCCAGGCCACCCGCCGGGCGGCCACGGTCAGGTCCACCTCGCCGTCGATTATGCAGGGGTTGCACCCGCCCAGCTCCAGCACGACAGGGATCAGACGTCCGGCGCAGGCCTGCATGACCTTTTTGCCGATTCCCGCCCCGCCGGTGAAAAAAACGATGTCCGGACCGGCCTCGATCATGCGGGCCGTGTCCTCGCCCCCGCCTTCAAAACAGGCAATTTCCAGAGGTTCGAAGAACCCGGTCAGTTTCTCCTGGAGAAGGCGGGCTGTATTCGGGGCATATTCGGAGGGTTTCAGGATCACCCGATTCCCGGCGGCCAGGGCGTTGACGGCAGGGACCGCCAGCAGCATAAAGGGATAGTTCCAGGGGCCGATAATCAGGGCGCTGCCATAGGGGACGGGATAATGGCGGCTTTTGGCCAAAACATTGAAGAGAGAGGTTTTCGCCCTGGCCGGCTTCATCCAATCCGCCAGGTGCTTTTTCGCCTTGCGCAGTTCGGCCAGAACCGGAACAATTTCGGAGGAGTAGATTTCCAGCGCCGGCCGCTTCATGTCGCCCGCAACCGCCTCGCAGATGGCCTTGCTGTTCGCGTTGGTGAATTGTTCAAAACGCCGCAACCGTTCCAGCCGCGTTTTCAGATCCGGAAGGCTCTCGGAAAACGACGCCCTTTTCTGCCCGGTCAGGATGTCCCTATATTCTCTCACGGAAACTTCTTCTCCCCTCAGGTCAGATCCTTGATTAATTTTCAGGTATAATACCGAAGAAACTGTTTTTTCAATGTCCCTTCGAGCATTGACGGGTTTTCCAAAAGCATACTCTGATCCTGTTGAAGCGCCAGCCTGAGATAGGGAGAAAGAATTTTCATGGTCGATTCCGAAAAACGGATTGTCGTCATCGGGGCCGGACTCGGAGGTCTCGCCGCCGCCTTAACCTGCGCATCCAAGGGTTTTCGCGTCGCCATCTTCGAAAAGAACGGCAAGATCGGGGGGAAACTCAACCTCTCCCGAAATCAGGGCTTTTCCTTCGATCTGGGACCCTCGATCCTGACTCTTCCGGCCCTCTTTCAGGAGCTTTTTGCCAAAGCCGGCCTGCGTCTTGAGGACCATGTTCCGATCCGGCCCCTGGAAACCCACTGGCGAAATTTTTTCGAGGACGGAACCCGCATCGATCTGGTGGCCGACCTGGAACGGCAGGCATCCCTGCTGGCCGCCGTCGATCCCGACGCTCCCGGTCAATTCGAACGCTTCCTGGCCTATGCCCGGCGGCAATACGAACTCTCCGA includes these proteins:
- a CDS encoding aldehyde dehydrogenase family protein, translated to MREYRDILTGQKRASFSESLPDLKTRLERLRRFEQFTNANSKAICEAVAGDMKRPALEIYSSEIVPVLAELRKAKKHLADWMKPARAKTSLFNVLAKSRHYPVPYGSALIIGPWNYPFMLLAVPAVNALAAGNRVILKPSEYAPNTARLLQEKLTGFFEPLEIACFEGGGEDTARMIEAGPDIVFFTGGAGIGKKVMQACAGRLIPVVLELGGCNPCIIDGEVDLTVAARRVAWGKFFNAGQTCLAPNTCFVHEDIYSDFTAELCRTLERFYGKNPRESKDLGRIVNNRHFTRLEEIKNRAEGRILVGGGADSGELFMEPTILELDGFDSPMVQEEIFGPILPLCRYRNLDELLEKLRKLAPPLVVSCFTKNESVKDLVRRKTVSGSLVFNGTLHVAASTSLPFGGVGMSGMGRYHGKAGFDQFSYRRAELDKPFFPDFSFIYPPYRAPMNVVRKAMKYFIR
- a CDS encoding peptidoglycan-binding domain-containing protein; translated protein: MKRTILITMMAFIAGLFIAGNGFAAGEHGQEWDSQSQAGMTQDQGAGMAQQMTNQQVRTLQNLLNEKGFDSGPVDGIIGPKTTSAIRNFQESRGLAATGSPDRDTLQELAPDAETQEQLGLSPEFGEEGMGQQQQQQDMDTQQDMESQQDMGTQEQDQMGPDQSGTKDW
- a CDS encoding SDR family NAD(P)-dependent oxidoreductase, with the translated sequence MSEKRKPIILLTGATDGLGRRVAEDLAANGHILLLHGRNPDKGNALVSRICSATDNQQVYYYNADLASLQEVRNLAATVTWNHPCLDVLINNAGLGGGPGPKKRQISRDGFELRFAVNYLAPYLLTRLLLPLLRRGAESNGTSRIVNIASSCQQAIDFDNPMLERDYDGLRAYCQSKLALVMFTFDLARELQGSGITVNALHPASAMNTKLLRQWHRIPRHSVKKGAQAVISLALSNRARYTSGQYFNGGKIQPAKDPAYDEEARQRLRRISREWTGL